In the genome of Aspergillus luchuensis IFO 4308 DNA, chromosome 2, nearly complete sequence, one region contains:
- a CDS encoding origin recognition complex subunit 4 (BUSCO:EOG092630MJ;~COG:L;~EggNog:ENOG410PGV6;~InterPro:IPR016527,IPR027417,IPR003593,IPR041664, IPR032705;~PFAM:PF00004,PF13191,PF14629;~go_component: GO:0000808 - origin recognition complex [Evidence IEA];~go_component: GO:0005634 - nucleus [Evidence IEA];~go_function: GO:0003677 - DNA binding [Evidence IEA];~go_process: GO:0006260 - DNA replication [Evidence IEA]), producing the protein MKDPRASKRRRVSDAQVVDEDGDTTMGEGAQDAPASPEIEQTKAASPAAEEPETPATSRSKRRRSSQGATVTGKEDEVQTTDTPTRGGVRSSGRQRKAPQRYGDEVVNTPSRRRNASTPGANGSTTRSARRAKYVSETEGDEEEDEAEVVDDDDDDDEDEPSPQPKRRPTRTRSKKATVRFETDKDDASKKRDKSQMSPTPDDYQDGLEDLVSMQLQQDLVNNDLTSTEQTVAANGEPLPEYAAKLQALVQEGLTEELRLLTGYVTQKLNGKRRVPLKGLETEYHKVNHLIEQTVAVGEGNSMLLLGSRGSGKTAIVETIISTLGKSHKNDFHVVRLNGFLHTDDRLALREMWRQLGRETNTEDEAGKVSSYADTMATLLALLSHPEDLYGPSNESGTATAAKSIVIVLDEFDLFVTHPRQTLLYNLFDIAQARKAPIAVIGLTTKVDVTEMLEKRVKSRFSHRYVYVPLPRSLETFSDICFAGLNLEDEEVSELLELADGEEQAILQSGSWRRLLEGWRAYLQGLWIDEAFASHLQRIYHQTKSVKEFFTSALIGLSDLYHSTHSLTTTPEGTSSLEIPTATTFTSHLLSCPDPAPLPFSASTTASASPSSLPLSLLLAATRLAALYEPGVETTQLQSAAPLALSFPAAYAEYVRLLTTAKTSASVSGAAVTPGRVWGRDVAREAWEKLVSWGLISPVGGGSGTADGRMFRVEISFDEVVEMAGTGGSLGRWWRDG; encoded by the exons ATGAAGGACCCGCGCGCCagcaagaggagaagggtgtCGGACGCACAAGTggttgacgaagatggagatACCACCATGGGCGAGGGAGCTCAAGATGCACCCGCATCGCCAGAAATCGAACAGACGAAAGCTGCGTCTCCCGCAGCCGAAGAGCCAGAAACGCCAGCTACATCGAGGTCAAAGCGGCGGCGATCTTCGCAGGGCGCCACTGTAACTGGAAAGGAGGATGAAGTACAAACTACAGATACACCTACGAGGGGTGGAGTACGATCAAGTGGACGACAGCGAAAAGCGCCGCAGAGGTACGGAGACGAGGTCGTGAATACGCCATCGCGCAGGAGAAATGCTTCTACCCCAGGCGCGAATGGGTCAACGACGAGGAGCGCTCGCAGGGCCAAATATGTTTCGGAAACCGAgggcgatgaggaagaggacgaagcaGAGGTcgtcgacgatgacgacgacgacgacgaggacgaacCGTCTCCGCAACCGAAAAGACGGCCGACACGGACGCGGTCGAAGAAAGCTACGGTTCGGTTCGAGACGGATAAAGATGATGCGTCTAAGAAACGAGACAAGTCGCAGATGTCTCCTACACCGGATGATTATCAGGATGGGCTGGAAGACCTCGTGTCCATGCAGTTACAGCAGGATCTTGTCAACAATGACTTGACCAGCACCGAGCAGACCGTTGCCGCCAATGGGGAGCCGCTTCCAGAATATGCTGCGAAGCTCCAAGCGCTTGTGCAAGAAGGTCTGACGGAGGAGCTGCGGTTACTGACAGGATATGTTACGCAAAAGCTGAACGGAAAACGACGGGTGCCACTGAAAGGGCTCGAGACTGAGTATCACAAGGTCAACCATTTGATTGAACAAACTGTTGCTGTCGGTGAAGGTAACTCGATGCTACTTCTCGGATCTCGTGGAAGCGGGAAAACCGCGATCGTTGAGACGATCATCTCGACGTTGGGAAAGTCGCACAAGAATGACTTCCACGTTGTCCGTCTTAATGGCTTCCTGCATACGGACGACCGATTGGCGCTCCGCGAAATGTGGCGTCAGCTTGGCCGTGAGACAAAcactgaagatgaagctggCAAGGTTAGCAGCTACGCTGATACCATGGCTACACTCCTTGCTCTTCTGTCGCACCCAGAGGATCTCTACGGTCCGTCCAATGAATCAGGTACTGCGACCGCAGCAAAGTCCATCGTCATTGTCCTGGACGAGTTTGATTTGTTCGTCACACACCCTCGCCAAACACTGCTGTACAACTTGTTTGATATCGCGCAGGCGCGCAAGGCCCCAATTGCAGTGATTGGACTCACCACCAAGGTGGATGTGACGGAGATGTTGGAGAAGCGAGTCAAAAGTCGCTTCAGCCACCGCTACGTCTACGTTCCACTGCCACGATCCCTAGAAACCTTTTCTGACATCTGCTTCGCCGGACTCAAcctggaagacgaggaagtctCGGAACTGCTAGAATTGGCTGATGGTGAAGAGCAAGCCATCCTCCAATCTGGCAGCTGGAGACGTTTActggaaggatggagagCTTATCTGCAG GGCCTATGGATCGACGAGGCGTTCGCATCCCATCTACAAAGGATATACCATCAAACTAAATCCGTGAAGGAATTCTTCACGAGCGCATTGATTGGACTGAGCGACCTCTACCACAGCACCCACTCTCTCACTACTACTCCTGAAGGAACATCTTCCCTGGAGATACCCACCGCTACCACCTTCACCAGTCACCTTCTATCCTGCCCGGACCCTGCCCCTCTCCCATTCTCCGCGTCGACCACCGCCTCCGCAAGTCCCTCATCCCTCCCGCTCTCGCTCCTCCTCGCAGCGACCCGCCTAGCAGCTCTATACGAACCCGGCGTCGAGACAACGCAGCTCCAGAGCGCTGCGCCACTGGCGCTCTCCTTCCCCGCAGCGTACGCAGAGTACGTGCGACTGCTGACGACGGCCAAGACATCAGCCTCAGTGTCCGGAGCCGCGGTCACTCCGGGACGGGTCTGGGGTCGGGACGTGGCGCGCGAGGCATGGGAGAAGCTCGTCAGCTGGGGGCTGATCAGCCCCGTCGGCGGGGGCAGTGGCACAGCAGACGGACGGATGTTCCGGGTGGAAATCAGCTTCGACGAAGTAGTCGAGATGGCCGGTACGGGAGGATCATTAGGACGGTGGTGGCGGGATGGCTGA